The following proteins come from a genomic window of Acidobacteriota bacterium:
- a CDS encoding GNAT family N-acetyltransferase, which yields MDRSINVRLATLDDLPRLTEIQNHYIETTHITFDLRRFTPEQSIGWFNEHSDGKRYRILVAEDRDLRLLGYAATGRFRPKQAYETTVEISVACSPNMVGKGVGTKLYTELLLLLRKEDVHRVVAGIAQPNPASMALHQRFGFRQIGTFTEVGHKLGRFWDVTWLEKSLK from the coding sequence ATGGATCGCTCCATTAACGTGCGACTTGCCACACTGGACGACTTGCCGCGCCTGACCGAAATTCAGAATCACTACATCGAAACCACGCACATCACCTTCGACCTCCGGAGGTTTACCCCCGAGCAGAGCATAGGGTGGTTTAACGAACACTCCGACGGGAAGCGCTATCGGATTCTGGTCGCTGAAGACAGAGACTTGCGCCTCCTCGGCTACGCTGCAACCGGACGCTTTCGTCCTAAGCAGGCCTATGAAACTACCGTAGAAATCAGCGTCGCTTGTAGTCCCAATATGGTCGGAAAGGGTGTTGGCACAAAGCTTTACACTGAACTGCTCCTCCTCCTCAGGAAAGAGGATGTTCATCGCGTGGTGGCAGGAATCGCACAGCCAAATCCCGCGTCCATGGCATTGCACCAGCGTTTCGGTTTCCGTCAGATTGGAACCTTTACAGAAGTAGGACACAAACTCGGCCGCTTTTGGGATGTCACCTGGCTGGAAAAGTCGCTCAAATAG
- a CDS encoding PIN domain nuclease, protein MDLLFIRSVFILVVAIACFVLRPFSLESWEAAGAGAVIGFGVVLFEARLRIVSLKRLIGAVIGSILGIFGAYLFSLVLRDAIEPGRTQHFLQLFVMLLMSYVGLIVGANKGDLLNLAALGGIFGSEKTGKRSCKILDTSVIIDGRIADIAETGFLDGIVVIPQFVLRELQLVADSADSLKRNRGRRGLDVLQRIQKMATMNVQIVEDDFPSVREVDLKLIELAKLYEAKIITNDFNLNKVAQLQGVEVLNINELANSLKPIVLPGEAMRVFILKEGKEYNQGVAYLDDGTMVVVDNARKMIGKNVDIAVTSVLQTTAGKMIFGKFDERAAYHPRHENGPPVQQAANGPRVDTRTPTRPQPIVPSGATVEPQE, encoded by the coding sequence GTGGACCTTTTATTCATACGTTCTGTCTTCATTCTCGTTGTGGCGATCGCATGCTTCGTGTTGCGGCCGTTCTCCCTTGAGAGCTGGGAAGCCGCCGGAGCCGGAGCAGTCATCGGCTTTGGCGTAGTGCTTTTCGAGGCGCGCCTGCGGATTGTCAGCCTCAAGCGCCTCATCGGCGCCGTCATCGGTAGCATTCTGGGAATCTTCGGCGCCTACTTGTTCAGCCTGGTTCTGCGCGACGCTATCGAGCCCGGGCGCACCCAGCACTTCCTCCAGCTCTTCGTCATGCTACTGATGTCCTATGTCGGGCTGATCGTTGGTGCCAACAAAGGCGATCTGCTCAACCTTGCTGCCCTTGGTGGAATCTTCGGGTCGGAAAAGACGGGCAAGCGTAGCTGCAAGATCCTCGATACCAGTGTGATCATAGATGGCCGCATCGCCGATATCGCGGAGACCGGTTTCCTCGACGGCATCGTCGTAATTCCGCAGTTTGTTTTGCGCGAACTCCAGCTCGTCGCTGACTCAGCCGACTCGCTGAAGCGCAATCGCGGGCGCCGTGGGCTGGACGTCCTGCAGCGAATTCAAAAAATGGCCACGATGAACGTGCAGATCGTCGAAGACGATTTTCCCTCGGTCCGCGAAGTAGACCTAAAACTCATCGAATTAGCCAAGCTCTACGAAGCCAAGATCATCACCAACGACTTCAACCTCAATAAGGTCGCGCAGCTCCAGGGCGTGGAAGTGCTGAATATCAACGAGCTGGCGAACTCGCTTAAGCCGATCGTGTTGCCCGGCGAAGCCATGCGCGTGTTCATCCTGAAAGAGGGCAAGGAATACAACCAAGGTGTTGCCTATCTCGACGACGGAACTATGGTTGTGGTTGACAATGCGCGCAAGATGATCGGCAAGAATGTAGACATTGCGGTCACCTCAGTGCTCCAGACCACCGCCGGAAAAATGATCTTTGGCAAATTCGATGAACGCGCGGCCTACCATCCGCGCCATGAGAATGGCCCGCCAGTACAGCAAGCGGCCAACGGCCCACGTGTCGACACGCGTACGCCAACCCGTCCCCAGCCCATAGTCCCCAGCGGTGCAACGGTCGAACCCCAGGAATAA